From Thalassospiraceae bacterium LMO-JJ14:
ACGGGCCGAACGCAGGGTCCGGCGAACGGTGCCATAGGCACGTGCGCGTTTCTCTTCCGCAGCGGCGGTGAGCGTCTGCATCGCGGTATCGTTGACGCCGTACCCGGAGACCTGCGCCAGCATCTCGGTGATATAGACATCCCAGTCACGTGCGGGGCCCAGCTTGCTACCCAGCCATTTCAGTTCGTCGGCCATCCATGTGACGCGTGCCGGGTCAATGACATCGCTGAAAACCTTGAGGGACGTCCGCAGACGACGCACGGATACACGCATCTGGTGCACCCCTTCGGGGTCCGTGCCGTCAAGGCAGGCTTCTTCGTTATCGACCATATTGGATACACAGGCGGGATAAATTTCTGCCAATGCCTGATGGATACTTTGGTCGGACCGCAGTTGAAATTTTGCCAGCCGTTTGGGGGCAGGGCCTTCGCCGGCAAGCAGGCGGTACCCTCGTGCGGCTTTGGTCAGGCTCGACAATGCGAGCGGGCAAGCGGTGTGTATTTCCGATACGACATGGAAGAATGCGTTGATGTCGCCTTCGATCAGTTCCAGTTCGCATTCGTGAAAGGGTTCGCTTTTGTCCCCGGCCACGGCCAAGCCCTTGTCGGCTACGGCCTCAATGACCAGATCCGGGCCAAGCGGGTTCGCACGTCGCACCATCATAACCTGGCGTTCGATGTGGACTTCCATGACCGGGATTAATGCACCCTCCGTGAGCGCCCCCATGGCGCGCTGGGCTTCGATCGGCAGACGGTCAAGATCAAGGGTATCGCCCTCGACGGGAAACTCCCATTCGTGCCGGTCCATCAGGCCGCCGCTGCCGCCCCTCTTTGCCTTGACGGTCTGTACTGTTTTCCCGGCGTTACTGCGCAACCGGATGGATACGCCACGGTCCTGCAGGCATAAATCCTGTGTGTCGAAATAACGGCTGACGAGGCTCTTCTTGGGCCATGCGCGGCGATTGCCGCTGGCCGCATTGACCGCTTTCTTGAAGCGCTGGAGATCGCGCGGCGCGGCTTTGAATTTTAGCTCAAGTTCGCGGTTTTGCTGGGTGCTCGTCATGAATTTGGCCGGTTTCGCCTCATAAGCCTGATGCCCTAGTTGTGGCATCTTACCCGACTTGCGCCGCGTGTCATTGCTTTGAAAGCGCTGGCGCTGTGGCGGCGATCATACAAATATGTGGGTATGAGCCGTGAAATACTTTTTATGCGCCATGGCAAAGCGGCGAACCCTGGTGGTGTCGGTGATTTCGATCGACCGCTGACAGAGCGCGGCATGTGTCAGGCACGGCACGTTGGCGTGTGGCTGTCGGCCAACGACGCGCTGCCAGATGCCGCGTTGTCGTCGCCGGCGTTACGCGCATTGCAGACGGTGCAAGAAGTTGTGCAAGCGGCGGGCCTCGACGCCGAAGTTATCCGTACGGATACCCGGCTTTATTTCGACACGCGCACGAATTTGATGGCGGCGCTGGCCGAAGCGGCGAGCGTCGGTTCGCGTCTGCTGGTGGTCGGGCACAACCCGCGGCTGGAAGAACTGGTACTGGAAATCGCTGCTGAACCGGTGCCGCATCCGGGCGGTAATTGGTGCATGAAAACCGGCGCAATGATACGTTTCGACGTGACGGGCTTGGCGCCGGGGGCGGGAAGGCTGCTTGATTATATATTGCCGGATGGGCGCGGCGGTTAGCGCCTTATATTGGCAATGCGCGACATCGGTGTTTGGGAAGGAAAAATGGTGGAGCCAGACGGAATCGAACCGACGACCTCTACAATGCCATTGCGCCGGGATATTCTGAAAACCTAAGCATTATCAATAACTTGTTTGGGCGCTGTCGCAACTTTGTGCCCATTTTGTGCCAGATAAGGCCTGATAAGACGGAAGGGCACTGGCACGGTTTGGGCACAACCCACTTGCAACTCGGATGAGTCAAACTCCACCAACTCAATTGGTTGCTCACGCTCAGGAGCAAGAGTTACGCTTCTGACAAAACTTTCTTGTTGTTGCCAGAAATATCAATGCGGTTTTGATCTCTTTGAACATAACCCGCTGTCAATAACGCTCTTTCCATCGCAGTTCGTTTGCCCACGCTCCAACCTTCAATGGTTTTTGAGGCGTCATCTATCGCTTGGTTAACCCAACCATTTTCTTTGTTTGTCATCCGCCAGTGCTCCCGGTGTTTTGGTTTGGAAACAAGCCTTCGATACTCTTAATTACAAGGCTTTCGTTATCAAGGTATGAAGGAAAAATATCTACTCGTGGATTTGCTTTGTCTGCATGCCATTCAATAGTGTTCCCCTTTTTATCTTTTCTTTCTGGGGCTTTGAAAAATCCCATGAATTTTCTAGGTGCCACACCCATAAATGGTTCAAAGGCAACAGCTCCATCTAACGCAGTCGTATCTTGGTCCACGCGGACTGCATTTGGGTACAGCTCTTTTGCAAGCGATTTAGGATATGGTTCAATGTAAACCACACGTAAAATCCCACTCGAAATTATATGCCTAGCGCACATGTGACACGGAAACACGGTTGTATAAAGTGTCGCCTTATCGATTTGCAGGCCTCTGCGGGCTGCATCGCAAATTGCATTCATTTCTGCATGAACTATTCGGCCAAATTCGAGGATTGAAGAAACACGGCTACCTTTTAAAGGAGGGTTTGGGCCCTGAAATAAAGCGGCTTCAACTCTTTCATCACGACTCATCGCCAAAAAATCTGAGCTAAACCAACTATCCGGTAGCTGATCAAAAACCTCATTTACTAGCTCTTTTTTCATTTTAACGCTGGAATCATAACCGATGGCGTGATCTCGGCTATCAGGCAATTCGTCTCCGATATCCTCTGCCCAAATTGACCCTCCGCCAGCTTCAGGAACTTCATTACATCCAGTTGTAATAATCTCGCCAGTTTTGGTGGTGATCACAGCTCCAACCTGTCGAGACAAATCAGCAGAACGCAAAGCTGTTGCTTGGGCGTGAAACATTCCATATTCATCGCGCGTAGGTGTGACAAACGGATTTTCGAACAAAAGATCTATAAACCGGACGATTTGGGGGGCGACATCATCTTTTTGTGAAAGGTCTAAAAAATAATCTGCAAGTGGGAACGTATCTCTGACGTTCTGGCCGAAGTTGTTATCCTTCTCTTTTTCGTCCTTTTCGATCAAATCGTGAGATTGAGTCTGGAAATCATCATAATTGTGGGAATCGCGGGACCTGGCGATCTTCATACGCAAAGCTGCGTCTCGTTGTGCCACGGGAGCATAAGCAGAAATGACAAAGAGATGATTGCGATAAACATCTCTCAACATACTTATTTCTTTAGGATGTTTTAGTGAATTGAAGATGTATGCGGTTCCGTCAACACCGGCGTCAGAACTTCCGGTAGTGTCCAACCGAAATTGTAGAACCTTCATTACGCCTAGAATGGCTACCGCGGCTCCGTTCGCTGCTTTGGATCGGAAATCATCACCAGCGTCCATCGATTGATTAATGCGCTCATCTTCAGAACCGTTCTTTAACTCTTCTAAATGAGGATAAAGCCCGCATTCAGTTATAGCTTGGCTTAACCGAATTGGGACAGGGTTGTATTTTACCCTTCGAAGTTCTTGCTCGAGCCGCTCCTGAACAAGTGATAGGTCGCCGCCGACGGCTCCCACCAAAGCAAAAAATAATTCCGGTTTGTCTGCCACGAAATCCCCAAAGCATCGACCATTCAAGAAACGGCCAATATGTCGCGCGCATGATGAATACTGAGGAGACAGTGAATCAGAATTCGGATTCTATGGGAAGTAACCCAAGGCAAAAACCTGTTGATGCTTTTCCGATTATGTATATTGCAGATGAATGCCGAGCGAATAGAAAATAGTATAACTACTTGATAATGCGATAATTATTGCAGGTTTCTACCTGCAAACGTTAGCAAGGGCACATCCCACAGCATTTAAAAACAAACCTGCAAAACCCTGCGGTAGCGTCTATTGATCACCTGCTTCTCATGCTTTTCGCGAATCGCAATTTCATTTGCAAATTGCGTCGGTAACT
This genomic window contains:
- a CDS encoding anti-phage dCTP deaminase; the encoded protein is MADKPELFFALVGAVGGDLSLVQERLEQELRRVKYNPVPIRLSQAITECGLYPHLEELKNGSEDERINQSMDAGDDFRSKAANGAAVAILGVMKVLQFRLDTTGSSDAGVDGTAYIFNSLKHPKEISMLRDVYRNHLFVISAYAPVAQRDAALRMKIARSRDSHNYDDFQTQSHDLIEKDEKEKDNNFGQNVRDTFPLADYFLDLSQKDDVAPQIVRFIDLLFENPFVTPTRDEYGMFHAQATALRSADLSRQVGAVITTKTGEIITTGCNEVPEAGGGSIWAEDIGDELPDSRDHAIGYDSSVKMKKELVNEVFDQLPDSWFSSDFLAMSRDERVEAALFQGPNPPLKGSRVSSILEFGRIVHAEMNAICDAARRGLQIDKATLYTTVFPCHMCARHIISSGILRVVYIEPYPKSLAKELYPNAVRVDQDTTALDGAVAFEPFMGVAPRKFMGFFKAPERKDKKGNTIEWHADKANPRVDIFPSYLDNESLVIKSIEGLFPNQNTGSTGG
- a CDS encoding histidine phosphatase family protein is translated as MRHGKAANPGGVGDFDRPLTERGMCQARHVGVWLSANDALPDAALSSPALRALQTVQEVVQAAGLDAEVIRTDTRLYFDTRTNLMAALAEAASVGSRLLVVGHNPRLEELVLEIAAEPVPHPGGNWCMKTGAMIRFDVTGLAPGAGRLLDYILPDGRGG
- a CDS encoding CYTH and CHAD domain-containing protein; translated protein: MTSTQQNRELELKFKAAPRDLQRFKKAVNAASGNRRAWPKKSLVSRYFDTQDLCLQDRGVSIRLRSNAGKTVQTVKAKRGGSGGLMDRHEWEFPVEGDTLDLDRLPIEAQRAMGALTEGALIPVMEVHIERQVMMVRRANPLGPDLVIEAVADKGLAVAGDKSEPFHECELELIEGDINAFFHVVSEIHTACPLALSSLTKAARGYRLLAGEGPAPKRLAKFQLRSDQSIHQALAEIYPACVSNMVDNEEACLDGTDPEGVHQMRVSVRRLRTSLKVFSDVIDPARVTWMADELKWLGSKLGPARDWDVYITEMLAQVSGYGVNDTAMQTLTAAAEEKRARAYGTVRRTLRSARYAKMMFRLTAFVAVEGWLAMPLDTSDPLLKPLGDTAGDILAKPHRKLIRQAKGLAGQDMEARHEVRIRLKKLRYAVDFLRGVYPGPGTRKYIKSLQALQDQFGHLNDVAQALKLTGELMTSGQTDADTAKLRHAGGIVQGWYALALHETEPALIKDWKAFAGVPPFWKPRSEKSPSGHGKNKA